The following proteins come from a genomic window of Sardina pilchardus chromosome 13, fSarPil1.1, whole genome shotgun sequence:
- the lpar6a gene encoding lysophosphatidic acid receptor 6a: MSNSSQLMANNTLSWGNSSTTPPTWSTWDMTSTPGPTPCPKNDLFKYPLYSTVFSIVFVVGLITNVVAMYIFLCSLKLRNETTTYMMNLVVSDLLFVLTLPLRVFYFIQRDWPFGGTLCQLSVSLFYTNMYGSIFFLTCISVDRFLAIVYPFRSRALRTKRNARIVCAGVWVLVLAASLPTGFLLSPTTKKTSPSGDGGAVGQFCFENFSSSQWKSHLSKVVIFIETVGFLIPLLLNVFCSVMVLRTLRKPQALGRGGKLNKTKILRMIVVHLCIFCFCFIPYNVNLVFYSLVRTKTLQGCQVESVVRTIYPVALCIAVSNCCFDPIVYYFTSETIQNSIKRKSQVNRGYDVKFSEAMQSETSTSLRFNLQTLKAKVFNNESNV, from the coding sequence ATGTCCAACAGCTCCCAGCTGATGGCCAACAACACCCTGTCATGGGGCAACAGCAGCACCACGCCGCCAACATGGTCGACGTGGGACATGACCAGCACGCCAGGTCCCACACCGTGCCCTAAGAATGACCTCTTCAAGTACCCACTGTACAGCACCGTGTTCAGCATCGTGTTTGTGGTGGGCCTCATCACCAACGTGGTGGCCATGTACATCTTCCTGTGCTCTCTGAAGCTGCGCAACGAGACCACCACGTACATGATGAACCTGGTGGTGTCGGACCTGCTGTTCGTGCTCACACTCCCGCTGCGGGTTTTCTACTTCATCCAGCGGGACTGGCCGTTTGGCGGGACGCTCTGCCAGCTGTCCGTCTCGCTCTTCTACACCAACATGTACGGCAGCATTTTCTTCCTCACCTGTATTAGCGTCGACCGCTTCCTGGCTATCGTGTATCCGTTCCGCTCTCGGGCGCTTCGCACCAAGCGCAATGCCCGGAtcgtgtgtgcgggcgtgtggGTGCTAGTGCTGGCCGCGAGCCTGCCGACGGGATTTCTGCTGTCTCCCACGACCAAGAAGACCAGCCCCAGCGGCGACGGCGGCGCCGTCGGCCAGTTCTGCTTCGAGAACTTCTCGTCCAGCCAGTGGAAGTCGCACCTGTCCAAGGTCGTCATCTTCATCGAGACAGTGGGCTTCCTCATCCCACTGCTGCTGAACGTCTTCTGCTCGGTCATGGTCCTCCGGACGCTCCGCAAGCCCCAGGCTCTGGGCCGCGGCGGCAAGCTCAACAAGACCAAGATCTTGCGCATGATCGTTGTGCACCTCTGCatcttttgtttctgtttcatcCCGTACAACGTCAACCTGGTCTTCTACTCACTGGTGCGAACAAAGACTCTGCAGGGCTGCCAGGTGGAGTCAGTGGTGAGGACCATATACCCGGTGGCGCTCTGCATCGCAGTGTCCAACTGCTGCTTCGACCCCATCGTCTACTACTTCACGTCGGAGACCATCCAGAACTCGATCAAGCGCAAGTCTCAGGTGAACCGTGGCTACGACGTCAAGTTCTCCGAGGCCATGCAGTCGGAGACCTCCACCAGCCTTCGTTTCAATCTGCAGACCCTCAAAGCGAAGGTCTTCAACAATGAGTCCAACGTGTAA